The DNA window gtttgttatttgataaaaataaaataaaattaacaagtataaaaatatattataaattaatgagaaaaaattatgttaaaatacCTGCAGGACGAAAATTTTGTGAGCTTTTCAACTTTGTTAACAGAATCTAATAAGAGTCTGTTTTGGAGTataattgatgttattttttaaaatagtttttgcttgaaaatatattaaaataatatatttttttaaaaatttatttttgacatcagcatatcaaaataatttctaaataaaattaaaaaattaatttaaagtaaaaacgATTTTAAAATTTGCTTAAACTCCAATGCAAACACAACCCCAAATAGTCACTTGGAGAATCTCAGATCACGTAGTGCTACTCAAAACCATTTCTCActccctttattttttctgtttcttagaaggtttttgaaaaaatgacaCAATTAGGATAAAAGTTTTGAGAGAAcgatttatattgaaaaaatatttggaatatAGCACAATTTAATCACAATCATTTTTTGAATATCAATTTTGTATGAGTATGTTGTTTAGTCAAAACCAAAATACATGtctcatatatattaattaacctaAACAAAACTCAACCTAAAATTCTATGAAGActaatgattaaaaattaaaattcaagatctaatggataagaaaatgaaataagatAGATGAAGTGGAAGGATAGAGAAATGGAGGAGCAACaaaatggggaaaaaaattgGATCATCTAATTCTGTTTTCAACACACGTTAAAacttttttgataaaatgattttaattatactttgaTAAACCACCAAACAAGATTGTAATGAACCCGAACAAAAATCATAACCAATTACAACTTTGTTTGGGGGTGTTTCAAAATGTTGTTAGATTTATCTTATCGAAATTTTTCTAACCATAACCTATTCTTTCTTTCCACTTTTTTATGCTCTCATTCTCTCCATTCACATCAggtttctcctctctttcttaGCCACTACATGTTGAATATCATCTTTGGTTGGCTAttcgatttttataaaatttcatgttGTACAtgtcaattaatttaaataaaacataaattttaaaataactgttattttcaataataattacgTTCAAAACTGTGTTATTTTACTAACTTGTGTTATTTACCCAAAAAAATCTTATCAAACTGTGGTAAAATGATAAAAGACCCTCATCTCTGAATTGTAATTATGTTCTAGGTTTCTTGATTGATAATAGAATACTGAAACAGTAGTGgactatttttaaatagtagGTGCTGATGCCAATGATCAGAGAATACTGAAAATAGTGGACTATTTTTAAATAGCAAGTGCTGATGCAatgataagagaataaaaatggAGGTATAGAGCTTACTTTATATCTTTCTGAGCTTGCTTAGGGACTTTAGGGCCAAGAAAAAGAACCTTTATAATGAAAGTGATTCTCTCTTAGTGGATTCAGTGCTCAAAAGAAAGAACCTTATTCCATCATCTGGTTTAGTTTAGGGAAAAGCAGGCCGCCATTTCCCCTGTGCTCTAAAGGTCCACTTTGCTAATGGGAATCACACCCTTGGCCCAGCTAATATCGAACCACAACCTCTAAATTTCcatgctttttttcttctttttgagtAAAATTTTGATGGTTTGTCAAGTTTAGCCTTTAAACTCTGTAGCGCATTCATCTTTTGGAGTGCGTAAATGAACTGTATATCATGAGAACCTGATCCCTTATGCTCTTTCTTTATCAAGATAAAAAGAGGctggaaaatgaaaaagaagaaggaaactgTTATCCTTAATTTGCACATTTCTTCCATCTTAAGGTACATTGAATTCTTACATTATATGCAAATACTTATGAGGGCTTGCATTCTTTAGCTGTCGATTTCACACGGGAGAGAAATCTTGGCATTACTTGTAGATCATTGGATTTCTGTCAGACGGAAAATATTCGGGCTAGCTCTAAAAGAGGACCCGGACCATAAAGTATGCCAAGGAAAAGATCAAGAAATTGCCTGCAACGATTCAAAGATGATCGATATGAATGATTGTATAGTTGGATATCAAGGACCAAAAATTAATAGAACCGAAGggaagggaaaaaataattgaagaaatgtAGAAATATACCTGCAGTGTGCCTTGGGAGAAGCCTTGGACAGTGATTATATAATGATCGAAAGAAACAGTCTGATGTTGTGTTGAGGCCACCAGGACAGTTACAAACGAATGTGTCGTAAGCTCCGCCGTAACCACAAACTCCATTACTTCTCTCGCAGTTAGCACAAGAACTTGGATAGTCATTGTACACGTTGAACTTGTATTTAAGTGCAATCCCATACTTCCAGTTTTCAGGGTTAGATTCTTGGCCGTTGAAGCTATAGAACCCAGAATATGAAGTGCATTGCAGCTTCTGTAAATCCATTTCAAAAGAAGGCCCAAGATCTACTGGTGTGTAAACACAGCAGGTAGAGATTGGAAGATTGAGCATACTGATTGCTCTGCAAGAATACAAGAAACTGCAAATGGGTGCACCTGTTCTGTCGCACTGAGGGATTACTGTGGTGTTGCTATCAACATCATAGGCGCCATTGGTTCTGTAGATAGGTGATGAAGTGGTTGAGCAGTCAAGTAGAGTAAAGACAGTATCGTCGTGAAAAGAGAAGGGAGCGTCCCAGTCGAGGCCAAACCCTTTGCTTGTTTGAGTACAAGCACAGGTTGACATCGAGGGATCAGAGATGTGTATAACTTGACTGGAATATTCTATGTTGGTGACCGGATAGCAGCCAGTATGGGTGGTTAAGGTGAgcttttcttggttgcaagtcACGTATTGTTGAAATCGTGGATCCCCACAGCCAAGGCCAGTTCCAAAGGGATACTTGATGGGAATTTGGCCACAAGAGTTCTTGCAGGTTTGCGAGGCTACCAAGGAGGAGAGGATCGTGAGAGTTAAGAAGTAGAGAAGAATGACACAAGAACATTGCTTGACCTTCATCTTATTTACTAGTATATATAGATtagagagaggaggaggaggagatagTTGGCCGGAGAGGTGAGACGTGAAGAGTTCCATTGCTAGCTTGTCTGTGCATTCATTATATAGCGGAAGAAGCTAGCTAGCTAACCGGCTGTTGTCTAACCTTTTGGGAAATTGAGAGGGAATTAACTAAGAGGCATGGTGCGTTTGTTTCAAGGGGATACATTACTTTTGTGACTTTCGGTGTTGGGATTGCTAGCTTCGCTTTTCCCTACAATATATTAGATGCCTTGTTTTGATCACTGCTCTTATGCTCTTAGTTAGTTTGTGTGATTAATCTGGCTCGATATTGTTGTAAGAGTCTAGACTTCAGGAACCATTAGATGCATTGCCCACGTACGCCTTTGTCTTAGCTAGTCCTGTCTCTCTTTTCTTCAgtaccaacaaagaaaaaaagaaaaaaaaaaaaaaagggacacaCTTTCGATCCGCTTAGCTTAGCTTAAGGGTGTAGAAGATCAGGTCATGGTTACTAAAATCAAGGATGAAGATACTGACCCGTGAACAACTAATCCTCCGTGAAAGCAGCAGCAGAAGATATGATCGTATGCATTCAAAATCAACAGATATTACCAACTGCACCAAGATTTATGTTAGAAGCTATTTATGTAACATTCTATATATATCAGTACATGTACAGAGAGAGATATAAGAAACAATTGTAATTCTGATATTGGCAATTgattattcaaatttttttatggtatcagagcctcaaAAGACTAATGTCTAAATGTCTTCCTCAAATTCTTCTGCAACTTCATCTCATTCTTTTGTCATCTCCATGTTTTTTGTTGCTACTGTCAAACTCAACCATGACAACTTCCTTCTCTGGAAAGCACAACTTATACCATATTTCAGAGGACAAGACCTCTTCGGTTATATAGATGGAAGCATTCCCAAACCACCTAAATTCATCTCTGTCACTCACCCTGAAACTTCTGTTGTTTCTGAACGTCTGAACCCAGCCTACTCTTAATGGGTTCGTCAGGATAATCTCATCCTCAGCACTCTTATGACTTCTCTGTCTGAGCCAATTCTTGCTCAAGTTGTCTCTTATACTTCTTCTAAGATTGTATGGAATGCATTAGATGATACCTTCTCCTCCAGATCTCGTGCGCGCATTTTGCAAATCCGCACACAACTTGCAACTGCAACAAAAGGAAACAAGACAGCCACTAATTACTTTCATCACATAAAAAGGCTCACTGATGAACTAGCCATTGCTGGACAACCGCTGAATCATGATGATATTCTAACATATATTCTTGCGGGACTCGGCCATGAATATGATAGCTTTGTGGCCTCCATAGCAGCACGGACTGATGACATTACACTGGAGGAAATCTATTCTCTACTATTGACTTCTGAAGCTCGCCTGTCGAGGCATCAACTCACCCCTGTCATCTAGCAACCTTCTGCCCATATTGTATACCGACAGAATAACTCTCCAAGGCGTGGTAGTTTTCGTGACAGGGGGCGTACTAATCGTGGTGGTTACAATTACAGAAACAAGACTCATGACCAACCGGCTGCTGTTTGCCAGATATGTGGTAAGATTGGACACTCTGCAAagaaatgttatttttgttttgatttgtcttACCAGGAAGCACCTTCTCTACTAACAAAACATGGCCTGGTTGCTATGTGTAACAATTCCAACCATACGTGGGATCCTGCATGGCATGCAGATACAGGAGCAACACATCATTTTACCAATGATGCTAATAATCTGACTCTTCAGAAATCCGACTATGATGGTGCAGACAGTGTGCAAGTTGGAAATGGCCAAGGTTTGCAAATCTCAAAATCTGGGACTTCCAAAATTTCCACTCCCTCTTCCACATTTGTTCTTAATAACGTTTTTCTTGTTCctgaaatacataaaaatttacTGTCAGTACATCAATTCTGTGTTGACAATAACgtgtattttgaatttcactcctattattttcttatgaagGATTACCTGGGGAATGTCCTTCATTGAGGCTATCTTCATGATGGACTCTATCAGTTCACCAATAATTCCAGTCTTCCTCAAGCACTTTCTTGTGTTCGTTTCTATAAGTGGCATCGTAGACTTGGCCATGCCTCTGCTCCAGTTGTCAATCAAGTTTTATCCCTACTTTCTTTTCCCGTAgcgaaaaataaaacacatactGTGTGCCCCGAATGTCAAATGACAAAAAGCCATGATTTACCTTTTAAAAATTCTACTTCTATTTCACTGCAccctttggatttaattttcaCCGATGTGTGGGGACCTACATCAGTGTCTTCCACAACCGGTGCTAAATATTATGTTAGCTTTCTTGATGATTATTCCAAGTTTCTTTGGTTATTTCCTTTTCAACTTAAATTTGATGTTGAAaatgtctttttaaattttcagacatatgttgaaaaacaatttgacagaaaaataaaagcaagtcaATCAGACTGGGGTGGGGAGTATCGTCGACTAAACAAGTATTTTCACCAAAATGGGATTAATCATCGTCTAGCTTGCCCACACACTCATCAACAAAATGGATCTATTGAACGCAAACATCGACACATTGTCGAAGTTGGTTTGAGCTTGTTAACTCATTCACATTTGCCTATGATATATTGGGAAGATGCGTTTCAAACCGCTACCTATATCATAAATAGACTTCCAACATCTGTTTTACACCACaaatctccttttgaaattattCATCATAAGATCCCTGATTATCGTTTTCTGCGTGTGTTTGGTTGTGCCTGCTGGCCAAACTTACGACcctataacaaaaataaattcaattttagatCCAAAACCTGTATTTTCATTGGTTACAGTCTTTGTCATCAAGGGTACAAGTGTCTAGATCTATCTACTGGTAAAATCTATGTTTCTCGTAATGTTATATTCGACGAGACACTTTTTCCTTACTCACAAAACATTGCCTCCGTGAGTAATAAAAACTCTCCTTCCACGTTTGCTTCTCTTCCTCCCACAATTCCCATATCCCTCCGATTTGCAATCTGACCATGTTCCTACATGCACACCACTTGCACCTCTTATGTTGATTCCTGCAGAAACAGATCAAGCTTTGCCTCTAGCACACTCTGCCGACACAACACTAGCTCTGTCTCAAAATGTTTCTTCAGCTACAACTACAGTTCCACATGTTGATCCAGTGCTTGTTGCTACTAATGTTCACTCTATGGTCACAAAgtccaaaaataatattcatcgtCCTAAACGATTCAGTGATGTCTTCATTCACTATCCTTTACCGAAAGCATTATCAGCACTTGTTCCCATAGTAGCAGAACCAACGTCATACAGTGAAGCCTCCAAATCTGTGCATTGGCGTGAGGCTATGAATCAAGAATTTTCAGCATTACTTCACAATGGAACCTGGTCCTTGGTTTCACCTCCCACACATGCAAATATTGTTGGATGCCAATGGATTTACAAAATCAAACGAAAAGCGGATGGGACCATTGAGCGTTATAAGGCTCGTTTGGTAGCTAAAGGTTTTCACCAATAAGAGGGGATTTTTCTGAAACATACAGCCCTGTCATCAAACATGCCATCATCCGGTTAGTCATTTCTATTGTAGTAACATATAAGTGGCCTATCAAGCAGTTGGATGTGCAAAATGCTTTCTTACATGGTGACCTccatgaaaatgtttttatgattCAACCACAAGGCTATGTTCATCCTCAGTATCCCAACCATGTGTGCAAACTGCACAAATCACTTTATGGTTTACGCCAAGCTCCCCGCTCTTGGTTCTCCAAACTGTCCACCAAGCTTCTGTCTCTGGGGTTCAGTGAAAGTAAGGCCGATACATCTCTCTTCGTGCTACAACAAGTTAATTCGGTGATTTACATtcttatatatgttgatgatatactAATTACTGGCTCAAGTGCATCTGTCATCAACAAAATCATTCAGTCTCTACAAGCCACCTTTGTTGTCAAAGACTTAGGTAATCTCTCCTACTTTCTTGGTGTTGAAACACTTTGGTGCACAGATGGCATCTACTTGACTCAACGAAAATATATTGTTGATTTGCTTAAAAAGAGCAAAATGGAGAATGCAAAACCATACACTAGTCCTATGGCTTCCAACTGCCGACTTACTTCTACTGATGGTACTCCATTTGAAGACGTCAGCCTGTATCGAAGTATAGTAGGCAGTATGCAATATTTGGCGTTTACGAGACCTGATCTAGCATTTGATGTTCATAAAATTAGCAAGTTTATGCACAATCCTCTGGACACTCATTGGCTGGTTGTCAAGCGTATCCTTCGCTACCTCAAACATTCTATTTCCACAGGTTTGTTCATCACCAGTAATGAAACTTTCAACTTGCAAGCATTTTTTGATTCTGACTGGGCCACCGACAGAGATGATCGCCGATCAGTTGGTTCTTATTGTATTTACATGGGCTccaatttaatttcttggaGTTGCAAACAACAACCTACAGTAGCACGTAGCAGCACAGAAGCGGAGTACAAAGCAATTGCCAATGCTACTACAGAACTCATGTGGTTTAAATCCATACTTTGTGACCTTGGATTGCCTCCGCGGCACTACCCCCACTTTGTGGTGTGATAATATTGGTGCAACTTACCTCACGTCCAATCCTAAATTTCATGCAAGAACCAAACACATTGAAATTGATGTTTATTTTGTCCGCGATCAGGTTTACAACAAAGAGCTTGTGGTTCAGTTTATCTCCAGCAAAAACCAGTTAGCAGATGCCCTCACCAAGCCTTTACCACCAGTTAAATTCAGAGAAGTTCTA is part of the Populus alba chromosome 10, ASM523922v2, whole genome shotgun sequence genome and encodes:
- the LOC118045365 gene encoding uncharacterized protein, giving the protein MELFTSHLSGQLSPPPPLSNLYILVNKMKVKQCSCVILLYFLTLTILSSLVASQTCKNSCGQIPIKYPFGTGLGCGDPRFQQYVTCNQEKLTLTTHTGCYPVTNIEYSSQVIHISDPSMSTCACTQTSKGFGLDWDAPFSFHDDTVFTLLDCSTTSSPIYRTNGAYDVDSNTTVIPQCDRTGAPICSFLYSCRAISMLNLPISTCCVYTPVDLGPSFEMDLQKLQCTSYSGFYSFNGQESNPENWKYGIALKYKFNVYNDYPSSCANCERSNGVCGYGGAYDTFVCNCPGGLNTTSDCFFRSLYNHCPRLLPRHTAGNFLIFSLAYFMVRVLF